The window TCTTGCCATATCTagggtttgttttcttgttttttgtagTTTCTTTCTCTTTAGGGTTTTgacaaataaccaaaaaaaaaagaagaagagagattgGTTCTTGATTAATCTTTGTGgtgattaagttttttttctaaaaaaagaagaagataatcgGTTTCTTACAAGGAAAAAGTATTGAAGTTGTTGAAAAATTTGTATACAAATAACAAATTATATTCATCTTTGTGACTTGAAAATTttaagatgtatttttaaaaaaaagaaaggaaaaaaattgcaaaTCTTGAAAGGGGATCCTTGGAGAagcaatttgaaaattttagatcTTATATGAACAAGGATTTAGCCGAAACTTATCTTGAAATTTATTGATGGTCTTAATTGAACTTGCAAACTCTTTGAAGTATTGATCAATTCCGTTGTGATTTATACTTTTTATTCGCGTCTTATTATAGATGCAGAGTGAGAATAATCAATTGTATATAACTTTGGTTCTCCAAGACAATGTTCTTATTTAGGCAAGTCTTTGAATCTTAAATTAATAATCTAAAGGAAAATTTTGCATCAATTGAATAACTTTTTCACTTGTCATCAAATATTTCTTTGGCTTTTGAATGTTGATGATAAAGTGGGTTTCTTACATTTTGGATACAGGGGGATTGTTTTTAGCTAAATGTAACCTTCTTTACTAGAAATTTAGTTGTGTGGAAGTGGAAATTGTTGTTGTCATTTTGCACATGTAATTGCAGGGGCATGTTAGCGGTACAGGACTCCTTAGCGAAGCTGCAGGAAAAGAACTTCACTGTAGATTTGATGATCTCTGCCCTTATGCAATACGGGGATATTGCAGGTATGGAGAAGCCTTTCCTATATTGGATAGCCTGTAAGTGATATTTCTCGTTTTTGAGAACAGTTATGTGGACTTGATTGGGACGAGTCTTCCATATAAAAAAAGCTTCAACATGAAGCACTTTTGCCACTTATTTCTTTCATGAGAATGACCGTAACGACCTTTTCGTGTCTGGCAGTGGGCAGTGCAATTTGAATACGAATACAGTAATGGAAGAATTATCTTCCCAAAGTATTTTCCATTAAGAAGTTGTGTCTAAAACATGAGTTCAGCTCTATGTCCATGGAATCTTGGAGATTTCAGGTGAGGATTCGCGAGCTGAAGTTCTCAAATTTGCACCTTCTGTTAGGTGGAACCCAAGCAGTCCCATGTTTGACTGGCTTCGAATTTCAGGCCTTTCTGCTGGGCTTATGAAGTATCAACGTTCAGGGCTTTTGATGATTTAAGCAGTCACCATGGTGGGTTGGGTTTAGATTCATGCATTGCTGTCTGCTTTAGGATTTTCGTTGATCAACGCAAGAACCATTGAACAACAAGTTTCTCAAACccagaaaagagaagaaaaaaaaagatatcctATGAGTGTCAAGTTGCTAACTTGTGCAAGTGAAACAATAGCACCGTGATAGATTAATATAGACGTCTTATATTTATCGATTGAGACGAGCCCTTTCCATTCTCCCAAGAGACACCATAAACAAAATTGACAAAGGACTTCATTTCCTTTTTACGATGATATGGGTTTCCACTTGCCAGAGGATAAGATTTCTAGATGAAATggaatttaagaatatttaaaaaccaCAAGGGCTGCATTAGAGTATGAACAGTGGTAGTCACACATGTCCCATCTCACTGGGCATCATCCTTCCTCCCGTGTGAGCCATGCACGGCTCAAACGGGGTAATGGAAGCCCTGATCAGTTTGTACGAGGTCAATGGTAAAAGAAAACTTTAGACTGGTGTTGACCTTTGAAGACTAAAGAAACCGGCGGTCTGAACTTCAAGGGCATTGTAATCCTAGTATATCTACAGTCAATCAATCATGTGCACAATCGCGCAGCACTTATTGAATTGTTTCCGATTTCATCATACCTTTGTAGGTATTGAAATTTGGAATCTTCTGCCTGCCGCCCCTTCTGTAACTATACAAGATGGAGTTAAAATCCATAAGAGTGCAGAACCCCAACGCATCCTTTGCTAACATCCAAGAgcctataaataataataataatattcatcgCCATtactttattgttattattcacACTCTGGCAGTACCCTGGCATTGGCTCAACCTCCCCTCAGAATACGATGTTTCCCTTTGCCCTAAGCAAGCTTGGCAATTTGTACACGATAACCGACCTCTTACTGTGACGGCCTCTGTGCACGTGCTCGTATATTGGGCCCTAGACGCGTATATATACTGCCCCACAGTCCTTGCTGCTAGCACATGATACTCACTTTCTTTATATATAGGACGACAGGTTTCTCCCCAGACAAACCAATCCTTACAAACTTCCAAGTTCCACCAAtcaaaacaaacagaaaacCTCTCTAAATTCTCAAATTCATTCATCAATGGCTAGGCCTCAACCTTACATTTCTCTATTCTTTTTCGGTTTCCTTCTCATTGTTTCAGGTAACAGCAATATGAACAATCTTTGATTCCTCTTTCTTTATTGTGTAGTCAAATGCtctgaaacttttttttttttttgtcacgtATTTATGTGGTGAACTTATGTGTCACGCAGGTGGCTATTCATCAACGTTTACGATAATAAACAAGTGCAATTACCAAGTTTGGCCTGGCATGCTATCAAACGCGGGTACCCCACAACTTCCCACTACAGGTTTTGTTCTCCAACCCGGtgaatcaaattcaatttcctTCCCAGAGTCTTGGTCCGGCCGCTTATGGGGCCGAACCCTATGCACCCAGGATTCCACCGCGGGCAAATTCTCTTGCCTCACAGGCGATTGTGGCTCTTCTACTCTAGAATGTTCCGGTGGAGGCGCTGCCCCTCCTGCCACTCTGGCTGAATTCACTCTGAATGGCGCGGACGGACTAGATTTTTACGATGTTAGCCTTGTGGATGGCTATAATCTCCCAATGTTAATAACCCCACAGAGTGGCACAGGAGGGAATTGCACGGCAACCGGCTGTGTAGTAGACTTGAACAATGCCTGTCCGAACGAGCTTAAAGTTATTGATAGTGGTAATGGTGAGAATTTAGCGTGCAGAAGTGCATGTGATGCGTTCGGAGATCCGGAATATTGCTGCAGTGGTGCATATGCAACTCCTGATGCATGCAAGCCAAGCTCATACTcccaatttttcaaaaatgccTGCCCCCGAGCTTACAGTTATGCTTATGATGATGGAACAAGCACTTTCACTTGTGCCGGGGCCGATTATGTTATCACTTTCTGCCCAGCTCCTACAACCAGGTAACATTGCCATTTCAATTCAatcgaactttttttttttttttttatcacattaaGACCCTTCTAGTCGGCTTGACATATATACACAGCTGTTTTTTACCCCCCAGTCATTAGGAAATTGGAGTTGATCATGTCAGTCTTTCAGACATCTTGTAGCATTTAttaatgtctttgttttcagttGGAAAAATGAAGACTTTGTTTCTGAATGCTTCGGATATTTAAGGCTAGTTGACCTTTAGAAGGTCGGCTCTTGTTTAGATATTCCAAGGGGGACcgatttatagttttttattcaagaatATGCTCTGCTTCAcactttttcttaaaaaaaaataaaaaaaatcacgagTGCTACTCCGCGTTGTCGACATAGGaagctttaaatttatttattttaattattttttttgatgtttttaaataatattaaaaataagttttaaaaaatattattttgatatatttttaaataaaaaatactttaaaaaataattactaacaCGATACCAAACACCCGTAACATCTAATTATTGGGACACCACTCATCCTAAAATCCTTTCCCTTATCTCTTAATTAGAATTTCTTCACGTTGAAATTGGTGATATGCATGTTGTTTCTCCTTGTGTCAATTCTTTTCATCGATGGTATATTAGAGTGAATATTTATTGATGACCGGTGGTTCGTGGCTGTTTGCAGTCAAAAGTCGGCAAATGGGCAGCAGAATCTGCTGGCAGCGCACGTCTCAGCCGGCTCGCACAACACGTCACCCTATTTCATTGGCGGTTTCATCACAATTGCAGTAGCAATTTGGCAGCTCTTCTGATCACACCAGGGAACATGACCACCGCTAGGTGCCATATCCAGGAATAACATTTCCCAGAGCCACATGAAAATAATCTGGAGCATGGGATGTTTCCATTGGGGCCCACTTTCTGGGGGCCACAGTTTTGTCTTTGGAGCCTGATGGAGTTAAGTTGCTAGCCTGCAGAATTTTGGATCTCTTCAAGTGTGAAAACAGGGAATGGAAATGGTGACCGGAAGGGGCAGATCATCATGCATCAGCAGCCACATTTATGGCCCGGACAagcaagagaaaataaaaggacagAAGATCAGATGCTGGcatgttgattttgttttcatttttttgtattttgtgataaaaataatacaagtaGAGGAGGTTTCTTGGATTGATTCGtgtattttctcttcttttcttcgattacttcatatttttttaagtcatttctcttgttttctttctttgatgacAGTTGCAATTTTATTTAACGCTAAGCTTGTTGGTGGTGGGTTACGCGGTAGGAAGTTGTATCTATCATGCAACCATATCAGATGATCTCTCTCttgagtgtttattttttttttattttttaatttgtggctgtgcttttataaaaaaacatactgGCCGCTGATGGGTATTTGATTTTCAGTTATTTGTTTCTTGCTGAAAGCTTCGTAGGGTTGGTTAGCAGGTGGATTTAGAATCTAGAtgcctttttcttttccatgtagACGCAAGAAATTTAgaattgaagaattggtttgcCATAggtttttagtttaaaactttaatttaggGAAATCTAATCAAATAATTGGGTTTTTAGTGGTTTTGTTCGTCTGGTTAAACTAAActccatatatttatatagattatttttcaaaatattttatacttaaagatatatcaaaataatattttttatcagtatattaaaacgatcaaaaaatatcaaaaatttaatttgaaataaataaaaaaaattaaaattttataaaaaatatattttaaaacacaaaaacaaatatgttaaaTTTACAAATTCATTTTGACTTGCACGCAAGACTATCCTCCCTGTTTATGTAAGGtttcatgatataatttatattattctctaatatatcTTCTTAAGTAAAAACTCTTTGGGTTTGAAACTTGTTTAGGCTCATATTATTtcgtgtttaattttattaaataaatagagatggtgagattcaaactcgtgatcaCTTGATCATCAAAACTCTAATACCAtatcaaaaaactattttaattattaaataaaataacataatataatttatattattatacgATAACCCCCTCCTCCTAATCGTCTCTCTGATTGCTAAGTTGAACAAAGCTTGCTAGAGTTCGTCTTCTCTCCCTCGTCCTTGAGTCGTAAATAATGAGGGATACGGTTAGACATTTTTGTTTGATTCCATTTGACCTCCATTGGAAGAGTATCTGTCATGATCTATCCACCATTGACGAGTGTAAGGCATGATAGCCTCGTTTGTGATCGATCTTGCCAAATTTCCAAGGAAAACCACGTTTTAATTCACGGCCTCCAAAAATCGAAAAGCTTTTTCGCttcattttttccttctttcttttctttggtaGCTTCATGTTCTGGTGGTTGTCAACTCGTATCATCCGTCATTCATACAGTGGTGGACCAGCAGGACGGAGTTATGTAGAAGAGAATGGAGCAATTCCCTCctcaatattttcaaaatattcattttagtcCTCTTTGATTTTATCTCTTCAAATTTGCCCtcttctttttagatttttgccCCCCTTTTGATTCCCAAGTTCACATAAGCTGTGGCTCTGCCACCCCCACAGTCCATTTTCAATGCCATGGTCATGGTTGTACTAGAGAACAAAACTATTGACAATTTCACATCGAAGTAGCATAGGACCATCTATAGAAGCCGACGATAAATTAAAGAgagtagttgttttttttaattaagttttttaaaaatactatggTATCAAGAGTTCACAAAGTGACCATAATGTTTAGCCTTATTCAAagtaataattttcaataaattaaattgattggtgTTATAAATAAGTTAGTGTTCACGTAATTATCAAAAGAAGATAAGATAGAGTTTAATTTGTATAATGATTTATCATCTACTCTTCTTATCTGatataaatttagatttaattattatatgaaacCTTAACTATGTAACaatataaatgtgttttttttttttttttacaaattccCTTTATTTTCTACACTTTAATTcctgaaattttgttttctttggagaCGTGTAATTAAGGGTTCAAGATTTGAAGCCTTATATAGTATTATTTGATTAGACGTATTGGGTCTAATGTAAGAATTATTTGAGCAAGTTGTACACCAATTTTCAACCATGGACCAAACATATGACCATGACTTTTCCCTTTAATTAATCCTTGCCTTTGAATTATAGAGTATGGTACGTAGCTGTCATTTTAGATACACGTATCTATGTGTTGTCGTGTTGAATTGCAGACAGCATTCCCAGAGTTCTTCCAAACAAGATTAGAGAGACTGCCCGTAAAACAGTCAAAGAGACGCCaatatttaaggtttttttttaaaaaaaggcctTTAATCACGTGGATTGTTAAAATTAATAGCTTTCAACTAAAATTGCCACAGTGCACCTCAGGCTGGTCCCTcctttaattttggtccttgaaCAATTATCACCTCGGTTAATAgatcccttttttctttttaatttcatccttttatcttatatatgttcgCACGGTTTAAAACCTGACAATTTGTTTTGGTTCATATGTAACATCGTATTTGCGATGTCGAAAAATATCCcacaaatatttgattttattgattggaaaaaccaaaacatcaaggatcaaaattgacagAGCAAAATAAACacctttgttttcctttttttttttctattcacgAGGtgcaaaaaattacaatttaagcCTTAAAGTATTTACCTTTTCATTTTAGGTCCCTTTTAAGGGTTTTATTTGTTCATGAATATTTTTCATAGAAATGCGTGAAAATAATTGattcacatttttttaattttataattaagacTTCCTTTCATTATCATAATaaggttttacttaaaaaacaacagttaaaataaaaagttttttctaGAATAAAAAGAGATGCttgaataagaaaatagattttggattaaaaatatatgttttttcctttttagttcatatcattatgatttttttaatagttttttggaatgttattgatttttattcaattaactatgtttttaataaaaaaaatatcttattatcaaaaatatattacacgaatcaaaaaaagatatttttatgaaaaaatacatgtctcttttataatgttattcattttctttcctgaGAATTGAGAATGTATGTTTTTAttagtatataattaaataaaaattaattttaaaaaataaagttattaaaattaatcttataattaaaatccaaattttatttcaatcaattcaaaatattattattttaatattaaaataatatcatcttAAATAATCATACAAGATTTTAATCTATCTACCTAGTCACACGAAATCAACTCCTACTCTATTTATCCTGACACTTAGCCCATGTTAGATCCGaaagtttaataataacattatcatGAAATCTCAGCGGCATCACACGCAACCATTACGAGTTACGTCCAGTTTAACATAACTTCACTTGCTAATAAAAGTGTAATGATGACACCATCAGCGGCGAAGATAGGCGGCTGCAACGGGCTCCGACTGCCGcaagaatttattatttattattgttaaaatgATGTCGCCTTGAGCAATTCTAAGTTTTGGCCCTAAATATAGTAAAATCTAAATTCTGCCCTCCTGAATTTGTTTTCCCTAATCTGGCCCCTGGATATCATGATCGAGCAACATTTAGTGTAAAATAAAATCACTAGCATTGAAGGCAATTTGGGTAGGTTAATCTAGACAGAGATAAAAGgagaataaaattagaaaagttaaaaaaaaaaaaaaagcactttCAACAACCATATCTTGATAAGGCATAAAACCTAAAGCCATTTTTACACCACTTTGTCCCTCGACGCAGCTTCCACATCACATTTCTATCCTTTGACCTCCTCCCCATATTTTAATCCcttgttttctctttctttttcaccaCACACTGTCTCATTGAGATGCGAAGCCTCCCGTTCATCGTTAATTATGCGCATAAAACAAGCCCTTTCTGGATTTATGAACAAGTTGCtggcaaagaaagaaaagcttcAAGAAACAAAGGATTCGGCAACCCTTTTCGAAAAGAATGTTTTTTCTATCGAGACAGCGGTGGTGGGATGACGCAAAACTTTAATAAAGAAACGATGGATTGGAGGAAGAAAAGCGGTAAAGGGGAGAAGATGCTGCtcataaaaaaggaagaaagatcGATCAGACACCTTATCCAAATATTCTTTACACGACATGGAGGGGCCTGAAGATGTTGATAGAAGTATCGGCATCCAAAAGGGAGGAAGCAGCAGCCTTCTTGTTGATATGAAGGCTGGAATTTGCACTAAAATCTATGATAACTCCATGAAATTATCACAAGTTTCTCTTATGAATGAAACTCTCTGTTTGCGCGCTTTACAATAACGAAACACACTAATATTGTCAATTTTcacagaaaaacaataaaacctttttttttttttttttttgagaaccATCGTTATTCACTTGATCTGATAAGGTATGCATTTCTTTTCCCTCTTTTAATTAATTCGAAACATGAATGCAAACCATTTTTCTAATTAGCCAAGGATGCTATTAGACTGGACGTTCTGTGGTTATGTTTCAGTGGGGGGTGTTTCGTGTTTGGGAttgataaaccaaaaaaaaaaaataaaaaaaaattattatttttttattattttgatatgctaatattaaaattaaaatttaaaaattaaacctaGAAGGCCATGCCTAGACAATTGTTTAGTTATGTTTTTACTCAAAAAAGCAACTTCagtaactttattttcaacactaaaatactttaaaatcaGTCTAAAAACCAAAACtcatactaaattaaaaaaaaaaaacttttatgagtagcaatttgttttcttataggcacggttaaagaaaaaaatcaagtatattGAACTTCTATCTCCAAGATAAACCTATGAATACCAaaatcatctttctttcttttttatgtttggaaagTGACGaattaaacttttctttttttgacaaCTTTTTTCACCTTTCTTAACATTCAAGCATTTAAACATAATAGATATAAAGTTTAAGAATGAAACATAAATACCTCAAACTAtataaatcaaatatgaaaaattcaaaaaattgagggatcaaattatagttttacacatttaaaaataattaaattaaattatgaatgaaTTATAGTAATCCGCAACACGTCCATGTTTACTTCTATAATAGCTAGCTAAATAAATGTGCtacctcttttagtttttttttatttaaaaaaaaacaaatttaatatatactaTTATGTTGTCTACATGAGTGTTTTGGCTACATTACAGGCACtaattaataacataaatacctcatttcttttctttaccatacccttctctctttatattttataatagaaaaataatctaaatataattaatatctagATTTATATTACACGTataatattacta is drawn from Populus nigra chromosome 5, ddPopNigr1.1, whole genome shotgun sequence and contains these coding sequences:
- the LOC133694121 gene encoding thaumatin-like protein 1, producing the protein MARPQPYISLFFFGFLLIVSGGYSSTFTIINKCNYQVWPGMLSNAGTPQLPTTGFVLQPGESNSISFPESWSGRLWGRTLCTQDSTAGKFSCLTGDCGSSTLECSGGGAAPPATLAEFTLNGADGLDFYDVSLVDGYNLPMLITPQSGTGGNCTATGCVVDLNNACPNELKVIDSGNGENLACRSACDAFGDPEYCCSGAYATPDACKPSSYSQFFKNACPRAYSYAYDDGTSTFTCAGADYVITFCPAPTTSQKSANGQQNLLAAHVSAGSHNTSPYFIGGFITIAVAIWQLF